A window of Exiguobacterium sp. FSL W8-0210 contains these coding sequences:
- a CDS encoding sigma 54-interacting transcriptional regulator → MHHLLVVGAGQGGTEVLHAFQRSPLLTVIGLVDPNMEAPGVALARRADIRIETNWSAFEGADVDFIIDATGETGVLEQLIHDFPGAAVLPGEFVRVLLERLTEKEKMLEAIIHCTSEAISVADQDGQTMLINPAYTRMTGFTERDVVGKPASADIGMQESVHLKVLNTGENVRDVRMKIGQDQRDIIVNAAPVIVDGQVRGSVGVIRDISEMKALAKELKAARQKIRTLEAKYTFDDIIAESEAMRFVVDQAKLAATMPVNVLIRGESGTGKELFAHAIHAASERKYEQFVRVNCAAIAPTLLESELFGYEEGAFSGARRGGKRGYFEEAHGGSLFLDEIGELPLDVQAKLLRVLQENEVVRVGGTKAIPVDVRIIAATNANLEQKIIMNEFREDLYYRINRLPIHIPALRERPDDIAPLTLHLLRKLNQSYGRSVGRISDDVLEAMKKQPWKGNVRELENVIGRALIFTDKTETVLRKGHLQLVVPQTTKVTTRQKKEIKHLSDEMSHVEERLIREALTAFNGNKTEAAKQLGISLRALYYKVERFNIYS, encoded by the coding sequence ATGCATCATCTACTCGTCGTCGGGGCTGGTCAAGGGGGAACAGAAGTCCTGCATGCGTTTCAACGTTCACCATTATTAACGGTCATCGGTCTCGTCGATCCAAACATGGAGGCGCCTGGGGTGGCGCTTGCACGGCGTGCGGACATTCGGATCGAAACGAATTGGTCAGCTTTTGAAGGAGCTGATGTCGATTTCATCATTGACGCTACAGGAGAAACTGGCGTACTTGAGCAATTGATTCATGATTTTCCGGGAGCAGCGGTCTTACCGGGTGAATTCGTCAGAGTGTTGCTTGAGCGATTGACTGAAAAAGAGAAAATGCTCGAAGCAATCATTCATTGTACGAGCGAGGCGATTTCCGTCGCCGATCAAGACGGACAGACGATGCTGATCAATCCAGCATATACGCGTATGACTGGTTTCACGGAGCGAGACGTTGTCGGAAAACCGGCAAGTGCCGATATCGGAATGCAGGAATCCGTTCATTTGAAAGTCTTGAATACGGGCGAGAACGTGCGGGATGTTCGCATGAAGATCGGGCAAGATCAACGTGATATCATCGTCAATGCGGCACCCGTCATCGTCGATGGACAAGTCCGCGGTTCCGTTGGGGTCATTCGGGATATTTCAGAAATGAAGGCACTCGCCAAAGAATTGAAGGCAGCGCGACAAAAAATCCGGACGCTCGAAGCCAAATATACTTTTGACGATATCATCGCTGAGAGTGAAGCGATGCGCTTCGTCGTCGATCAAGCAAAGCTTGCGGCAACGATGCCCGTCAACGTCTTGATTCGCGGTGAATCCGGAACCGGCAAGGAACTGTTTGCACATGCGATCCATGCAGCGAGCGAACGTAAATATGAACAATTCGTCCGCGTCAACTGTGCGGCAATCGCACCGACGTTACTCGAAAGTGAACTATTCGGCTACGAGGAAGGCGCGTTCTCAGGAGCGCGACGTGGTGGGAAGCGGGGGTATTTCGAAGAAGCACATGGAGGTTCGCTATTCTTAGATGAGATTGGCGAACTACCACTCGACGTCCAGGCCAAACTATTACGGGTGTTACAGGAAAATGAAGTCGTTCGCGTCGGTGGGACGAAGGCGATTCCAGTCGATGTCCGGATTATCGCGGCGACGAATGCGAATCTAGAGCAAAAGATCATCATGAATGAGTTCCGAGAAGATCTCTACTACCGGATCAATCGTTTACCGATTCACATACCGGCACTACGTGAGCGACCGGATGATATCGCACCATTGACCTTGCACTTACTCCGTAAATTGAATCAAAGTTATGGACGATCGGTCGGACGGATCTCAGATGATGTACTTGAAGCAATGAAGAAGCAACCGTGGAAAGGAAATGTCCGCGAGCTTGAAAATGTCATCGGTCGCGCGTTGATTTTTACGGATAAAACAGAAACCGTCTTGCGAAAAGGTCATCTTCAGCTTGTCGTGCCACAAACAACGAAAGTCACGACGAGACAGAAAAAGGAAATCAAGCATCTATCGGACGAGATGTCACACGTCGAAGAACGGTTGATTCGGGAAGCGCTTACTGCCTTTAATGGCAACAAAACAGAAGCGGCGAAACAACTAGGAATTTCTCTTCGGGCACTTTATTACAAAGTGGAACGATTTAACATCTATTCGTGA
- the buk gene encoding butyrate kinase → MSERILTINPGSTSTKIGIFEGANQVFTKTLRHPAEAVGGPLPAQLEMRRHVLLEVLAEEQIDLKALTAVVGRGGLLRPLVSGTYAVNQEMREDLLSGIFGVHASNLGGLLADEIARTLDIPSFIVDPVVVDELEPIARITGLPELERKSIFHALNQKAVAKRYAKEIGRPYEELRLIIAHMGGGITVGAHQEGRVIDVNNGLDGEGPFSPERSGSLPVGQLVELCYSTKYKLEEMKRLVVGSGGLVAHLGTFDAIEIEHRIEEGDEKAALLYDAMAYRIAKEIAGQSAVLFGQIDAIILTGGLAYSDRLTRAIEERIAHLGQVVRSPGEDELQALAEGVLRVLRGEEEVKEYGGEPTWLENSTSLS, encoded by the coding sequence ATGAGCGAACGTATTTTAACGATCAATCCCGGTTCGACGTCGACGAAGATTGGTATCTTCGAAGGGGCGAATCAGGTGTTCACGAAGACGTTACGCCATCCAGCGGAGGCGGTCGGAGGACCGCTTCCAGCGCAGCTGGAGATGCGTCGTCATGTGTTACTCGAAGTGTTAGCTGAAGAACAGATCGATTTGAAAGCGCTTACTGCAGTCGTGGGACGCGGAGGACTACTCCGACCACTCGTTAGCGGTACGTACGCCGTTAACCAGGAAATGCGAGAAGACTTACTCAGCGGTATTTTTGGCGTCCATGCCTCGAACCTCGGTGGACTCCTCGCGGATGAGATTGCTCGGACACTCGATATCCCATCGTTCATCGTTGATCCAGTCGTCGTTGACGAACTTGAGCCGATTGCGCGAATTACAGGCTTACCTGAACTTGAACGAAAGAGTATTTTCCATGCCTTGAATCAAAAAGCTGTCGCGAAGCGGTACGCGAAGGAAATCGGACGTCCATATGAGGAACTACGTCTGATCATCGCACACATGGGCGGCGGCATTACGGTCGGTGCGCACCAAGAGGGGCGTGTCATCGATGTCAACAACGGACTCGATGGAGAAGGACCGTTTTCGCCGGAACGAAGCGGATCGCTACCTGTTGGTCAACTAGTAGAACTATGTTATAGTACCAAGTATAAACTCGAAGAGATGAAGCGTCTGGTCGTTGGGTCAGGCGGACTTGTCGCGCACTTGGGAACGTTTGACGCGATCGAGATCGAGCACCGGATTGAGGAAGGCGACGAAAAAGCGGCGTTGTTATATGACGCGATGGCGTACCGGATCGCAAAAGAGATCGCTGGTCAAAGTGCCGTCTTGTTCGGTCAGATCGACGCGATCATCCTAACAGGCGGACTTGCCTATAGTGATCGATTGACGCGTGCGATCGAAGAACGCATCGCCCACCTCGGTCAAGTCGTACGTAGTCCTGGTGAAGATGAGTTGCAGGCGCTCGCAGAAGGAGTGTTGCGTGTCTTACGTGGGGAAGAAGAAGTTAAGGAATATGGAGGCGAACCAACATGGCTAGAGAATTCGACGTCGTTGTCCTAG
- a CDS encoding DUF2627 family protein, which produces MRIIGLLSLLIPGIIGAIGIKLMRDSVFLIAQVPFKYLGDAACVYVLQGLVGLVLAMGGIGFVAGYVFYRDRKRGKVSDRYQKK; this is translated from the coding sequence ATGCGTATCATTGGTTTGCTCTCATTATTAATCCCCGGCATCATCGGCGCGATTGGTATTAAGCTCATGCGTGATAGTGTTTTTCTAATTGCGCAAGTGCCGTTTAAATACTTAGGCGATGCGGCTTGCGTATATGTACTGCAAGGTCTCGTTGGTTTAGTTCTTGCGATGGGTGGCATTGGATTTGTCGCAGGATATGTCTTTTATCGCGATCGAAAACGTGGAAAAGTCTCCGACCGCTATCAAAAAAAATGA
- the recN gene encoding DNA repair protein RecN — translation MLAELSIKQFAIIDELQIDFKKGMTVLTGETGAGKSIVLDAIGLLIGGRGSAEFVRYGEDRAELEGLFLIEDDHLVYDLAEEYGIDIEDGLIILRRDLFATGKSVCRVNNKLVTLTILREFGRVLVDMHGQHEHQHLMDSTYHQAILDDFAQEAIAPLLQAYQSGYQAYEEKRTALQSLAQSEQELAQRVDLLSFQTEEIEGAKLRAHEEDELLVERNRLANFEKLYASLKTAYDALHDEMRGIDSVGDAMRELQQASSIDEQFSQQSDAIASAFYGLEEVGYAIRDQLETLEFDSNRLDEIEQRLSVFQQLKRKYGATIEEVIAYGEKIRVELDTMTNRDERIERLKAEVEQLEGELFEIGGRLSQQRRKAAVQLSEAIHLELRELYMEKARFEIRFLQDGKTPMLRKNGIDQVEFFIMTNAGEPFKSLGKVASGGELSRIMLGLKSIFSRSVGVASIIFDEVDTGVSGRVAQAMAEKIYRLSVDGQVLCITHLPQVASMADQHLYIRKIEETDRTTTQVNVLSQSDRGNELGRMISGAHMTDLTLRHAEELMDQAKTMKESLKNGV, via the coding sequence ATGCTAGCTGAATTATCGATCAAACAATTTGCGATCATTGACGAGCTACAGATCGACTTTAAAAAAGGAATGACCGTCTTGACTGGGGAAACAGGTGCCGGTAAATCGATCGTTCTCGACGCGATCGGATTATTGATTGGTGGACGTGGATCCGCGGAATTCGTTCGATACGGGGAAGATCGGGCGGAACTAGAAGGATTATTTCTGATTGAAGACGACCATCTCGTCTATGATCTCGCAGAAGAGTACGGTATCGATATCGAAGATGGATTGATCATCTTACGTCGTGATCTGTTCGCGACCGGGAAAAGTGTCTGTCGCGTCAACAATAAGCTGGTCACACTGACGATCTTACGTGAGTTCGGACGTGTCCTCGTCGACATGCACGGGCAACATGAACATCAGCATTTAATGGACAGTACGTATCATCAAGCGATTCTCGATGACTTCGCGCAAGAGGCAATCGCGCCGCTTCTTCAAGCCTACCAGTCCGGTTACCAAGCGTATGAAGAAAAACGGACGGCTTTGCAATCGCTCGCGCAAAGTGAGCAAGAACTCGCTCAACGGGTCGATTTACTATCTTTTCAGACGGAAGAGATTGAAGGCGCAAAACTTCGAGCACACGAGGAAGATGAGTTGCTCGTTGAACGGAATCGTCTCGCGAATTTCGAAAAGCTATATGCGTCGTTAAAGACAGCGTATGATGCTTTACACGATGAGATGCGCGGCATCGATTCTGTTGGAGACGCGATGCGTGAACTACAGCAAGCATCAAGCATCGACGAACAGTTTTCGCAGCAGAGTGACGCGATCGCAAGCGCTTTTTATGGACTCGAAGAAGTCGGGTATGCAATTCGAGATCAACTTGAAACACTTGAGTTTGATTCCAATCGACTCGATGAGATCGAACAACGTCTATCCGTCTTTCAGCAGCTGAAACGAAAATACGGGGCGACGATCGAGGAAGTCATCGCGTATGGGGAAAAAATTCGAGTTGAACTCGATACGATGACGAATCGAGATGAGCGGATTGAACGATTAAAAGCCGAAGTCGAACAGCTCGAAGGCGAATTGTTTGAAATTGGTGGTCGACTCTCGCAACAGCGTCGAAAAGCGGCCGTTCAATTAAGCGAAGCGATTCATCTAGAGTTGCGTGAGCTCTACATGGAAAAAGCACGATTTGAAATTCGTTTTCTTCAAGACGGGAAGACACCGATGCTACGCAAGAACGGGATCGACCAAGTCGAGTTCTTCATCATGACGAATGCGGGAGAACCATTCAAGTCGCTCGGAAAAGTCGCATCGGGCGGAGAGTTATCTCGTATCATGCTCGGACTGAAGTCAATCTTCTCGCGCTCGGTCGGAGTCGCTTCGATCATTTTCGATGAAGTCGATACAGGAGTATCGGGTCGTGTCGCACAAGCGATGGCTGAAAAAATCTATCGTTTATCGGTAGATGGACAAGTGCTCTGTATTACGCACTTACCGCAAGTCGCTTCGATGGCCGATCAACATCTCTATATTCGGAAGATTGAGGAGACGGATCGTACGACGACACAGGTCAATGTCTTGTCTCAGTCAGATCGAGGAAACGAACTGGGACGGATGATTTCCGGTGCGCATATGACGGATTTGACGTTACGCCATGCCGAGGAATTGATGGATCAGGCGAAGACGATGAAAGAATCGCTTAAAAATGGGGTGTAA
- the spo0A gene encoding sporulation transcription factor Spo0A has translation MIKVGIADDNREMVELIRQHISAQEDMEVVCVAYNGESCLERMKEHEVDVLLLDIIMPHLDGLGVLEELMKKKKNPAVIMLSAFGKDEVSQQAVTLGASYFLLKPFSMDQLVQKIRLVTHQGQVPIVETIDLRVGTTLREVGIAPHIKGFTYLKDAVLMVLEREDLLGLITKELYPTIAKKHQTTASRVERAMRHAIKSAWNEGMQQHELFNGRIEQEKSPKNSEFISYVSSHMNQEQSG, from the coding sequence TTGATTAAAGTCGGGATAGCAGATGATAATCGCGAAATGGTCGAACTGATTCGCCAGCATATCTCTGCGCAAGAAGACATGGAAGTCGTTTGCGTCGCCTACAACGGCGAGAGTTGTCTCGAACGTATGAAAGAACATGAAGTGGATGTATTGCTTCTCGACATCATCATGCCTCATTTAGATGGGCTCGGTGTGCTCGAAGAGTTGATGAAGAAAAAGAAGAATCCTGCAGTCATCATGTTGAGTGCTTTCGGTAAGGATGAGGTCTCTCAACAGGCGGTCACCCTCGGAGCATCGTACTTCTTACTTAAACCGTTCAGCATGGATCAGCTCGTTCAAAAAATTCGTCTCGTGACGCATCAAGGACAAGTACCAATCGTTGAAACGATTGACTTAAGAGTCGGTACGACACTGCGAGAAGTGGGGATTGCTCCGCATATCAAAGGCTTCACGTATTTAAAGGACGCTGTCTTAATGGTGCTTGAACGGGAAGATTTACTTGGATTGATCACAAAGGAACTCTATCCGACGATTGCGAAAAAACATCAAACGACGGCATCTCGCGTTGAACGAGCGATGCGTCACGCCATCAAGTCCGCTTGGAACGAAGGGATGCAACAGCACGAGCTCTTCAATGGTCGGATCGAACAAGAGAAAAGTCCGAAGAACTCAGAATTCATCTCGTATGTTTCGAGTCATATGAATCAAGAACAATCTGGTTAA
- the lpdA gene encoding dihydrolipoyl dehydrogenase, whose product MAREFDVVVLGGGPGGYVAAIRAAQAGKSVAIVEQGKLGGTCLHRGCIPSKAFLKSAAVYQTVKHAATYGVDVPESFLRFEQVKQRKQEIVDGLEAGIQHLMKKGKIEVFHGRGSILGPSIFSPMPGTISVEPEEGEGELILPRQLIVATGSRPRPLNGLAFDSEYVLSSDDALDMADLPKSIVIIGGGVIGVEWASMLTDFDVAVTVVEFSDRILPTEDAAVSREVARQLKKRGVKIHTGAAAQSDTFRMSEDGVSIAIDRNGEQTTLEADKLLVAIGRIANVEGIGIENTNIVVENGFIQVDDHFRTKDQHIYAIGDVIGRLQLAHVASAEGVKAVEAIVNGTTTPLEYAFVPRCIYSVPEAASVGLTEDEAKRAGMDVKVGSFSFNGLGKARIEGEAAGFIKLVSDAKTDDLVGVHIVGPKATELISEGGLALVLNATAWEVGQLVHPHPALSEAFGEAALAVDGLAVHA is encoded by the coding sequence ATGGCTAGAGAATTCGACGTCGTTGTCCTAGGTGGTGGACCCGGTGGATATGTCGCCGCGATTCGTGCGGCACAAGCCGGGAAGTCGGTAGCAATCGTGGAACAAGGAAAATTAGGCGGGACATGCTTACATCGTGGCTGTATCCCATCTAAAGCCTTTTTAAAATCAGCAGCAGTCTATCAGACGGTCAAACACGCTGCTACATATGGCGTGGACGTACCGGAATCGTTTTTACGATTCGAACAGGTCAAACAACGTAAACAAGAGATCGTAGATGGGTTAGAGGCAGGTATTCAGCATCTGATGAAAAAAGGAAAGATTGAAGTCTTTCATGGTCGGGGTTCGATTCTTGGACCAAGTATCTTTTCACCAATGCCGGGAACAATCAGCGTTGAGCCGGAAGAAGGCGAAGGCGAGTTGATCCTTCCGCGTCAATTGATCGTCGCGACAGGGTCGCGTCCACGTCCATTGAACGGACTTGCTTTTGATTCAGAGTATGTCCTCAGCTCGGATGATGCCCTCGATATGGCAGATTTGCCAAAGTCGATCGTCATCATCGGTGGCGGCGTCATCGGTGTCGAATGGGCATCGATGTTGACGGATTTTGACGTCGCAGTAACGGTCGTCGAATTCAGCGACCGGATTTTACCGACGGAAGATGCGGCAGTCAGTCGTGAAGTCGCCCGTCAATTGAAAAAGCGGGGCGTCAAGATTCATACCGGCGCAGCTGCACAAAGTGACACGTTCCGGATGTCAGAAGACGGTGTCTCGATCGCGATCGACCGTAACGGAGAACAAACGACGCTTGAAGCGGATAAATTGCTTGTCGCAATCGGTCGAATAGCGAACGTCGAAGGCATTGGGATTGAAAACACGAATATCGTCGTCGAAAATGGCTTCATCCAAGTAGATGACCATTTCCGGACGAAGGATCAACATATCTATGCGATCGGGGATGTCATCGGTCGCTTACAACTGGCGCACGTCGCGTCAGCAGAAGGTGTCAAAGCGGTCGAGGCGATCGTAAACGGAACGACGACACCACTTGAGTATGCGTTCGTACCACGTTGTATCTACAGCGTACCGGAAGCGGCATCGGTCGGTTTGACGGAAGACGAAGCGAAACGTGCCGGAATGGACGTTAAGGTCGGAAGCTTCTCGTTCAACGGATTAGGGAAAGCGCGAATCGAAGGAGAGGCGGCAGGATTCATCAAGCTCGTCTCCGATGCGAAGACAGATGATCTTGTCGGCGTTCACATCGTCGGACCAAAAGCAACGGAACTGATCAGTGAAGGTGGATTAGCGCTCGTACTCAATGCAACGGCATGGGAAGTCGGACAGCTCGTGCATCCACACCCGGCCTTGTCAGAAGCATTCGGAGAAGCAGCACTTGCAGTCGACGGACTTGCGGTTCACGCCTAA
- a CDS encoding dihydrofolate reductase family protein: protein MRKIIVFEHLSLDGVVQAPSGKNEDMSNDFEQGGWTAPFQHPEIGQVIRGWMQEDCALLLGHATYEQWSSYWPLHADIWPVADRAMKYVATRHTPPIRWQPTTYLNQPTSELTRLKQQDGPPLHVWGSSQLVHTLYQADLIDELRLIHYPVIVGSGKRLFPDNGMTPLTWNVTKRHTFDNGVLIAYYERDRN, encoded by the coding sequence ATGCGAAAAATCATCGTTTTCGAACATCTATCGTTAGACGGTGTCGTTCAAGCACCGAGCGGAAAGAATGAGGACATGAGCAATGACTTCGAACAGGGGGGATGGACTGCTCCATTTCAGCATCCTGAGATCGGTCAGGTCATCCGTGGATGGATGCAAGAGGATTGCGCCCTGTTACTCGGTCACGCGACTTACGAGCAATGGTCGAGTTACTGGCCACTCCATGCAGATATCTGGCCAGTTGCCGATCGTGCCATGAAGTATGTTGCTACGCGACATACACCACCTATTCGTTGGCAGCCGACGACATATTTGAATCAACCGACTTCAGAACTAACACGCTTGAAACAACAAGACGGACCACCGCTTCACGTCTGGGGTAGTAGTCAACTTGTTCATACGCTTTATCAAGCTGATCTGATCGATGAACTTCGATTGATCCACTATCCGGTCATCGTTGGTTCTGGTAAACGTCTATTTCCCGACAATGGAATGACGCCTCTTACTTGGAACGTCACGAAACGACACACGTTTGATAACGGTGTGTTGATCGCTTACTATGAACGGGATCGGAACTAA
- the yqiS gene encoding phosphate butyryltransferase, which yields MRFSEMVEQAARLEDSVVAIAAADDEEVMDAVALAIENDLARFHLFGDATRIQQMIQKRALRESQFVITHTSTSQEAAERAAHAVRKGDASVLMKGLVPTATFMKAVLNKETGLRSGNVLSHVALFEVPGRESAIGLTDAAIHIQPTLEDKVKIIENGVSALRALGYGLPKVAVLAAVEVVNPTMQATIDAALLTQMNRRGQIKDCLVDGPLALDNAVNLVAAQQKGLTGDVAGQADLLVVPQIEVGNVIYKSLMYFAHASVAAILVGARAPVVLTSRADTAEAKMYSLAFALLNAQQTKKVKQTI from the coding sequence GTGAGATTCAGTGAAATGGTCGAGCAGGCAGCTCGACTCGAAGATTCCGTCGTTGCGATTGCAGCTGCGGATGACGAAGAAGTGATGGATGCTGTCGCATTAGCAATTGAGAACGATTTAGCGCGTTTTCATTTGTTCGGGGATGCGACACGGATTCAGCAGATGATTCAAAAGCGAGCATTACGAGAGTCACAGTTCGTGATCACTCATACTTCTACATCGCAAGAAGCGGCAGAACGTGCCGCTCATGCCGTTCGCAAAGGGGATGCGAGCGTCTTGATGAAAGGTCTTGTTCCGACAGCAACGTTCATGAAAGCTGTCTTGAACAAAGAAACGGGTCTGCGTTCAGGGAATGTCTTGTCGCATGTCGCGTTGTTTGAAGTACCGGGGCGTGAATCAGCAATCGGATTAACCGATGCAGCGATTCATATCCAACCGACACTCGAAGACAAAGTGAAGATCATCGAAAACGGTGTCTCCGCCTTACGAGCGCTTGGATACGGCTTACCAAAAGTCGCAGTCTTAGCAGCTGTCGAAGTCGTCAATCCAACGATGCAGGCGACGATTGATGCCGCTCTGCTAACACAAATGAACCGACGTGGTCAAATCAAGGATTGCCTTGTAGACGGACCACTCGCACTCGACAATGCCGTAAATCTCGTCGCTGCCCAGCAAAAAGGGCTAACGGGAGACGTAGCAGGTCAGGCGGATTTACTCGTCGTTCCGCAAATTGAAGTCGGAAACGTCATCTACAAATCACTCATGTATTTCGCACATGCCTCGGTTGCGGCGATTCTCGTCGGAGCGCGGGCGCCAGTCGTTTTGACTAGCCGTGCCGATACAGCAGAAGCAAAAATGTACTCACTAGCCTTTGCGCTATTAAATGCCCAACAGACGAAAAAAGTAAAACAAACAATCTGA
- a CDS encoding Leu/Phe/Val dehydrogenase — MVETNVESRFSIFETMEMEDYEQVVFCHDKVSGLKAIIAIHDTTLGPALGGLRMWNYASDEEALIDALRLSKGMTYKNAAAGLNLGGGKAVIIGDAKTQKSEALFRAFGRYVQSLNGRYITAEDVNTTVADMDYIHMETDFVTGVSPAFGSSGNPSPVTAYGVYRGMKAAAKEVYGTDSLGGKTIAIQGVGNVAFNLCRHLHEEGAKLIVTDINQEALQRAEEAFGALIVAPEDIYSVEADIFAPCALGATLNDETISQLKVKIIAGAANNQLKEDRHGDMLEERDILYVPDFVINAGGVINVADELDGYNRDRAMKKVELVYDAVTKVFEIAKRDHLPTYRAAEKMAEERIATMRSARSQFLRRDKNILGSRG; from the coding sequence ATGGTCGAAACAAACGTAGAATCACGCTTCAGCATCTTTGAAACAATGGAGATGGAAGATTACGAACAAGTCGTTTTTTGCCACGATAAAGTATCAGGACTAAAAGCAATCATTGCGATTCATGACACGACACTCGGACCGGCACTCGGTGGACTTCGCATGTGGAACTATGCATCAGACGAAGAGGCATTGATTGATGCGCTCCGTTTATCAAAAGGAATGACGTATAAGAACGCAGCCGCTGGGTTGAACCTTGGTGGTGGTAAAGCTGTCATCATCGGCGATGCGAAGACACAAAAGTCAGAAGCACTCTTCCGGGCATTCGGACGTTACGTCCAGTCACTGAACGGTCGTTACATCACAGCAGAAGATGTCAATACGACGGTTGCAGACATGGATTACATCCACATGGAGACAGATTTCGTTACTGGTGTCAGCCCAGCATTCGGATCAAGCGGTAACCCATCACCGGTTACGGCATACGGTGTCTACCGTGGAATGAAAGCAGCGGCAAAAGAAGTGTACGGAACAGATTCACTTGGTGGAAAAACGATTGCGATCCAAGGTGTCGGTAACGTTGCCTTCAATCTATGCCGTCATTTACATGAAGAAGGGGCGAAACTGATCGTCACGGACATCAACCAAGAAGCACTTCAACGTGCAGAAGAAGCATTCGGTGCCTTGATCGTCGCACCAGAAGACATCTACAGTGTCGAAGCGGATATCTTTGCACCATGTGCCCTCGGTGCGACATTGAACGACGAGACGATTTCACAATTGAAAGTCAAGATCATCGCTGGTGCAGCAAATAACCAACTCAAAGAAGACCGTCACGGTGACATGCTTGAAGAACGCGATATCTTATACGTACCAGACTTCGTCATCAATGCCGGTGGTGTCATCAACGTTGCCGATGAACTCGACGGATACAACCGTGATCGTGCCATGAAAAAAGTTGAACTCGTCTACGATGCAGTCACGAAAGTGTTCGAAATCGCAAAACGCGATCATTTACCGACATACCGGGCGGCTGAGAAAATGGCAGAAGAGCGCATTGCGACGATGCGTAGTGCCCGCAGCCAGTTCCTGCGTCGTGATAAAAACATTCTAGGATCACGCGGCTGA
- the ahrC gene encoding transcriptional regulator AhrC/ArgR yields MTKGQRLIKIREIITQSEVETQDELVEELRNAGYKVTQATVSRDIKELHLVKVPLNDGRYKYSLPADQRFNPLGKLRRLLGDSFISIDSAQNLIVMHVLPGNANAVAVLLDHLSWNELLGTVCGDDTILLIARSEEQAKEVTERILEML; encoded by the coding sequence ATGACAAAGGGGCAACGGTTGATTAAGATTCGGGAGATCATCACCCAGTCGGAAGTAGAAACCCAAGATGAATTGGTAGAGGAATTACGGAATGCAGGATATAAGGTGACACAGGCAACGGTATCACGAGATATTAAGGAACTTCATCTCGTTAAGGTCCCGTTGAATGATGGACGTTATAAATACAGCTTACCCGCCGACCAACGCTTCAACCCACTCGGGAAATTGCGGCGTCTGCTCGGGGACAGCTTCATCTCGATTGATTCTGCTCAAAATCTGATTGTCATGCATGTCCTGCCGGGAAATGCGAACGCAGTCGCTGTCTTACTGGACCACTTGAGCTGGAACGAACTGCTTGGCACGGTGTGTGGGGACGATACGATCCTATTGATCGCACGAAGTGAGGAACAAGCGAAAGAAGTGACGGAACGAATTTTAGAAATGCTGTAA